The Catharus ustulatus isolate bCatUst1 chromosome 9, bCatUst1.pri.v2, whole genome shotgun sequence genomic interval AGCCTCCGCTGGCAACATCAACAAATTGCATATAGTCCAAGAGGAATTTGCACCCTATACAAAATGAGCTTCCCTGTGTTCCAGTTCTTGGATCCTTTTTGGTCTCAGTCTATGGTAAGCAGGCTTCAGATCTGTGGGGTGAATATCCTCTGAGCTAGATTTCTgttcatttgtgttttgttcagCATCACCTGATGGAAGTGCAGAGCTCCTAGCCAGTTTCACAGTATTATCCTGGGGGAACACAGAGCTAGCACTGGTTGGTGCACCAGCTTTTACAGAAGAACCAtctccattttcttttgatttgttAGAGGGTGGTTTATAAAATGTCCCTGGAGGTGGCTGCAATGTTCTTGGTGCCCTAAAGGCAGCAAGAGGATTAACATCAGGACcattctcttctgctgctgtccTTCCTGACCCAACAACAGAATATGGCTTATTAGGAAGAATGGCATTAGCTGAATTGTTACCAAGGCTGCATGATGATGATAAAGCACCTGCGGTTCCACTCTCAAGTGCTCGGATCTCCTGGGGCACATTAGTCACGATCattgctgtccttgctgtgaTATCATACTGTTTGTACTGCTTGTCCCAAGTTTTTCGCAGCATCTGGGTGTCGTAACAAGGAAGTCTGCAGGAGGTATCAACAGCAGGGAGTGCCTTCACCTCTGAGACTTCTTCAATAGTAGGGCTTCTGCCCAGTTTCTCTGAACTTACTGCCCCTGCATTTCGTGAATTTCTTTCATTCAAAACACATGGAGGAAGTATTCGGTCTACAGGCAGGCTGACAGGGCGAGACACTGCTTTTGTCCTTGGAGCTCGCAATGGAACTTTGGCAATCTGACGGTTGGGTTTTACAGGAAATGAGTTCTTTTTACAGGGGTCTTCACCTAGAGAAATGAATGGATCACTGTCTTTTTCTGAAGTGGGACTCACAGCATCACCTAGGAACACACAAACAGAGGTTACTGGATCTTTTCACCACGAGAAATCAGCAAGACTTCAATGACCCCTTGCTAGTTAGTATTTTAACGAGGTAAGTTTTTAGGGCTAACTTGTATACATACTAGCAATGCCCTATTCTCACCAAATGTAAGCACTTCACTAGCAGTAAAACACATACTGTACAGCTGtaaccaaacagaaaacagacagaaaCATTTCACTTTTTGGCTGGTGCTTTGCCATCcctgaatattttcagttttagtaTGTTTCAGGATGTTGCACAGTTGATGTAGGAGACATAACTGAACTGGTAACATCAAATGAAAATCAGTATAATTATAAGGGAATGTGTATAGTTACTCCTAAATGAAGTATGTGAAATCATACCTACATTAAACCAAACCCCTGTAGTAGCATAGGTagataaacagaagaaaattcagagttAGAATTAGGTTAGGAGATCTGGgttttttaagcaaaaatacTGATAACCAAAACACTCTCATAAATCTGTTATGCAATTACTCTTTCCAAAGCTTTCTGGTTTAGTTCCAGTGAGCGGCAATGAAACACATTTTGAGAGAACAATGGTCAAAATACATAAATTGCTGGGTATTAGTGTACAATGTTGTAGAGGACTTTAGAAATCAATAGTCACAGCATaattatggttttgttttgtttgctttctttaacAACAGGGAGAAACCAAACCACTGTTACATTCTCTTACAAAACACTTTGAGTTCTGATTCCATAAATACAGATTTCTTAAAAGCCTTTTGAAAGATTAATTCTCTGTTCCCCTTACAAAAATTAACAGTATACCAAACAGTGATGAACAGGTTTTATCACTTGCTTCTGTCTACATTGCAGAGCTACGTGCACTATAATCTAATGCATTCAAGGCTACTTATTAACCCACAGCCAGAGTTAACTGCATACTAACCAATTACAGAGATATCTGCTTCTTCTTTTGTATTCTTGGAATTCTTCGATTCCAAAAAGAGCGCAGCTGTTTCTGAAACTCTTTCACTTGGAACTATTTGAATACCCTGCTAACAAAAGtcagagcagaaataaatgagaaCTCAACAGAAAATACACTACTTATAAAAAGAACCCACAAAGTTTTATTAGAAATGTGCTCTGGAATGCTCCAGAatttaacacagaaattaatatgGCACAGGTAACATTGTGGCAGCAAGAGTCACTCACTTCCTTTACAGCAACAAACGATTTCCTCTGCGGCTGTGGCTCCCTCTCATCTGCTGATAAAGCAACTCTGACTGTAACAGCTGTTTCTTCAGAATGAGAAGTGCTCAGAAGTGGTTTCAGTGACACATCAAATATCTTTTCATAGTATGTTATGAGCAGCTCCACTACCCGGGCCTGGTAAGGGTAGTCCACAAGTGATGACAAAGAAACTGTAGCATCGGTTTGACGTGGTCTGATCAGAGTTGGGCCAAATATTATGCCAAGGTTGCTGgctgacattttattttcatcacaCTGTTCTGTAACTCTGCacaaagagggggaaaaaaagcaaaccaaaagaAACTCCCAAGAGTTAGAGGGTTTTATTACTTCAGAAATActtttgatattaaaatattatttctaaagagaaaaagagataaTAAAAAACTGAGTGGGTTTGGCAGGCAGGCAGAATCTTCAGTGCAGACCACATTTAACAGTGGCTTGAACTTCCTATGTCCTATTTGTTAAAGTTACTTGCGGCTATTTGGCATTTCTGGGGTTGAGGAGAAGAATGTCTCTCATTCTAAGTAATAACACAGCTATAGCCCAGTATTTATAAATATCCATGTTTATAGGTAATCATCAGTTCAGTACATCATCACACAAACCACCATTTGGAGGACAAGGAAGTGAAATGTGACTGAAGAATGGTTATTAAGAGACATGATACAAGTTTCAATTTTCTGTTAATAACCACCAAATCACTCCCCTATCTTTGTTCCATGACAATTTAAATCATATTTAGTTCCCTGCATATGACACTAATTACTGCTGACCCCAATGCTAGCAGAGAATCAAAAATAATGGAGGTCaatgtttttcctgctttatttctctttcatatttttctctcaCTTGGGAATTCATTACATGGAAAAAACTCCAGCAACAGAACAGTGTCTTCAAGGTATATGTGACTTCTTCCTCAACAGTCATAAGAAAGGTACAAGAGATTCCTAACATGCAGCATGTAGCAGTTAAGTTTTCAACATcactttgcatttaaaatattttcttacctGTGGAGGTGTCCAATAAGGTACTGAAGAGTGTTATAGTTTGGTCCAGGCAGTTGTTTCAGAAGatctttaattttaatgatgATCCTATTCAGTTCAATACAGAGTGACTGTCTTGTCTTTGCTTTAGGGCTAGCTTGTTTAGCATCCAACTCCTCATTAGCATTCTGACTTTCTTTTGCAAGTCCAATGAACTCATTGTAAAGTCGAAACAAAATCAAGGGCTCTGGAAGCTGAAGAAATATGAGCATTTCAGAAACATACTCAAACCTGAATTTTAACCATTTCCTTCCTGGTTTTCTTCAACTTTTTCTGGTCTAGCATCTTTTCTTAGATGATGACATTGTTTAATCCTTGTTGATTAGCTCAATCCCCAGTTTTTTCAAACCCAATCCCCAGCTAACAAAAAAACTCCTTCCTACacttttttccagaaatcaTTTGTTACCTTTTTCCTACAATAGCTCCAGGACTGAGCACTGATCACCATTTATTGAAATaagaatatttcaggaaaaaaaaagatttgttcAAAATCACTAAATGGTGATGATCATAGGATTGGAATGCTCATCTCTGACAGCCAGCCTGAGGAAGACGACTGCTAAGGATTATTCCTTTCAGGGTTAACAAGCTTTCAGAGTGACTCAGTAATTTCACTGGGCAACATCCCAACTTCGTTTTTTCACATACATATTGAAACTGCTTTAGAACATTCAATCATGAAGCTTTAAAGTtctattttagaagaaaaagatagATAATCCCTCCATAATAATCACAGCCACTATTAGTGTTGAATGAAATTTTTGTTAAAGGTATTAACAGCAATATATCAGCATCGGCTGCATGAAGAGGCAAGAACATGGCAATCTTGTAAACTCCACATAAGACAGTCAAATTCACTAATCAGAAAGGTTTTAGAAATTAGACTCTATGagtagacaaaaaaaaagcttgttaTGCATATGGTACTGAAAAAAAGCCATAATATCCATGTGGAATACGTATTGTAATCCAGCAGTTTTCCCAGCCCTTGTCACAGGCTCCATGTGTAAATAAAGAAGCCACTGCAGTTACACAAGGCACTTGTTTAATCTGCTGCTGTAGGACTGCTGAAAAGGGGTGGTTATTTTGTACTGTGGTGAGGAAATGTACTACAGcacttttgttttccatctgaCCTCTCAATTCCATACCTGGCGGAGATACAGCTTGAGAACATTGCTGATATCATGTGCATAGAGTTCTGAGAGCTCAACCAAAtcctttccattttcaaaaGCCTGACAAAGCTTTTCAACTCTCGATTTGGCTCCATTCACTCGATAGATACCCTAAAATTAAAAGACCAGCACAACTCTATTTCAGTTTGAATGGAAGTTATAAAACACAGATGATACTGACAGcattaaaatcttcattttttttttaagactgtgTCAAACAAACATGAACAAACTTCAGCATACCTTGACATTCAGTGCTCTGCTTTCAATTTCTGAGGTACACTTTTTGATGATGAAAGGAATGCCATCAGGAACATTTTTAGCAGCTTGGGCAAATTCCACTCCAAATAAGTGAAGCCTTCCATGAAGTTTTTTGTGCCCACATTGAATAGCTAAAGTCTCTAAACATTTTTTATGGCATGCAAGGGAACACTACaggggaagaaacaaaaaagcataTGGTTTGATACAATCTGACACCATAAGAGATACTTCTGCAGTTTGCTATCCGATATGCgagcaaaacaaaatatttgttagTATGGTGTGCCTCTGCTTTAAGCTCATGGTGATTATACAAGCCACAAActccatttttatttagaaacataacTGAAGTTTCCAAAACTCCCAACTTTACACAAATCCCAAGCAGCAATTGAAACTAATTTTCACTTACCTCCTCACATTCAGCTCCATGAAATACCACTAAGCCATCACATTCTCTGCATTTAGATGGAGCTCTCAGCTTCCGTagtttgtgtgtctgtgctgccttgGACATATTAGCATTTCTAAAAGGTCCTGGAGAATTTGCAGTTTCAGATGTGAGATCATTTAAACCTGAAGAGAATTTCCCTGTTATAGTCATTTTAATATCTACTACTGGGTGGTAGTTActctgatttttcagaattGTACTGCACAACACAAGTCTCTAAGTAATGGCAACTATCAAAATAATCAAAAACATTTCAATCACAAAGAGGCAAAAACTGTGTTGCAGTTCACATAACAGAGACAGAGACATTAACGATGGAACAGTCTTGTATAAAAGCAGAACCCAACaataatttttgcctttttaagtATCCCATTTTCTCCCATATTGTGGCAATGTGAAAATATTAGGACATTTAATTTCAACTCCCTGCACTTCAGGCAACAATTCAAGGAAGTTTAATTTTACACATTTCAAAATCCTGTACTAGAGGATGAAAGATATCTTGTTTTGGCCTGCAGTGTTtctgaaatacttaaaaaagaaatattttgcagcaAGGGAGAACTAACACACACTCATGGCAGAAgccacataaaaataaataataaaaaaatcactgagtCTGAGTTTTCCataacatcaaaatattttctagagGATTCTAAAACTAAGAAGAATAGCAACTGGTCctttttctgtcaaaattttTTCAGGCAATTTACTTAAAATGCTATCAACAACTCTTTGAACCAAACTCCTTTGTTTTACAGGTAACTTAAAATTAGCACATTCAGTTAATTGCCCAGAAAGCTTCTTAAATGCTCAAGCATTGATTAAACAATAGCACTCCAAGTGAAAGCTTGCATTAATTAGCACATTGCCATGCTTTAAGTCTAGATCTGAATTAATACTGTTTAGCACAGGTTCATTCCTAGAAGGCAAAGTATACATTTAGGAAATAGGGACTAAGTCAAGAATTCCCTAAGGGCTTTACTGTGCCACAAAGATTTCAAAATTAGTTTGTAAGTACTGTAGACATACCATAGAACTATTTCTGATAATCCAGTTATTCAGGTTTCAATGCCTGTGGCAACATTGTCGTTACACAGTCaaaattcatttgaaaattAGAAATGGCCTGGTCAAATCTGGGACAGATACTATTGAACTCATTTATCTTAGCTGAAAGGGTGAAAACCTCAGTTATTACCCTAAACATTTGGTTCTACTTTTTTCCAACTCcctgtatttctgcatttcacatCCAAGTTTAGAAGTGATCTCACATAACTCAGTGCCATGGAGctaaatttaaatgcaaatgtctGGAGGGAATAGTTAGTAGATCATTTGCTTTAACTCAAGAGGGCAAAGACATTAGAAATATTCTATGGTTGCCCATACAGTAACCTAAATATATAAAGACAATTCTGCATCACTTCATTAACATTACTTgaacattatttttcatctctcaTCCTCAAGTGGATGCATACTGTGTTAAAAACAATGCTGTTGGCAATCACACCTTGTacctaagaaaattaaaaagaacagcCACACACTGTAACAAAAAGCAtcttctggggattttgggtacAGAAACATTACCACAGTCTGAAGGAGATGGTGGCTCTCTTTCATCAAGATCATCTGCAGATGACATAGTCCCAGTGGAAGGTGTTCGGGGAAGTCGTCGTTTAAAATCCCCTAGCAGACAAGAAAAATTTTCAGGAAGCTGTTAAGTATCAGTGCCACACACCTGTTCATTTTTCATTACATGCACTGCTCAATACTTGCTTATTTAACAATAATGTCTTCCCTAATGTGAAACAGTGGAGGAAAAAGGCTTCAGATAAGTATAGCAGTGAGGGTAGCAGTACCTGGGCTGGCAGATGGAGAATCCATGGATCGGGACTCACTGCTTCCCCCTGCACTTTCAGAGTCACTGCACATTCCTCCACTCTGGTTGCCAACTGACCATGATCTGAATGGTGGTGGCCCTCGCactgctttggaaaagaaagTCTGCTAACTCCAAATGTCAAAGacaaaatttacctttttttaaaattgaaaactaGCTATAAGTATAttgaaaatagaaaagtttGCACAAGTTATGTGAACATgcaatataatgaaaaaaacacaggaCATATATTCCTATAAAAGCTTCAAattcatttcagaaatttgaAAACTGTGCTTTTGTAGAAGACCTGCAATCAACGTGGAATTCACAAAACCAATGGATTTTCAATTGCTAGAGCTAACTGAAAGAGTTTAGTCCACTGAGTTTAACAGTACTTGCTGTTTGAATTGTATCTCACCTTTCTCGTCAAAGATCTAGGATCAGGCAGTTTTCCATTTGTGCTTATTATGCTCAAGTACATAATGTTCTAGAGGCTTTGAACTTTATAATACATTTTAACCCTTCAGTGTTACATTTCTAACTCTGacatcaagattttttttttaatttttaaaacaagatttatgtatttatttggaGACACCTACAAAAGAAATGTAGAAGAACTACCTTGAATATCTGTGTGGCTGGAAGATCTCTTCTCTCTAACCTTTTGTGAACGGTGATAAACTGGGCTTCCCACATCATCTAATGTCTGAGCAGGAAAATCTCCTGAGCACTGAGATAAGTTACCATGGGATGTGTGGACGCTGTTTGTTGATTGCTTATTAAAAAcccttcagaaagaaaaaagtaatttgaagaATAAGAcagaatttaatgaaaaataatgcattttttagTCCCTGGGCACTAAAAATGCTGCATTTAATTACTATTCATGAACATACATTTTACATGTCATTCacataattaaatttaattccaaaattaaaaaataaaaaaattaagtgacCATTTTTTCCAATTAAGTATGTGATTTCCCAGTGCTTTCTCTCCATCCAGAATGAGCTTTTCCACATGTCTTCATGTATTATAAACATTATTTCATAGACTTAGAAAAAACAGCATATCTGTTCATTTGAAGTTAAGAATAATCAGAAGCCATTGTATTCTATGATTATGCTTTCTATTGTATTCTATGATTATGTATTATCTCGATAATGCTTTCCCCTCCAAAAGATTCTCTAACCAGCCATCAGGACCATCCACCTCTAAACACACACTGTGCTttttaaatgcacagaaaatgtGCTGAAGCTGCCAGTGtcaatccattttaaaaatccactctCACTGTAAGAGCAGCATAATGTTAACAGTAATTAAGGTAAAATGCTGAAGCACCCTGGGGACAAAATGGCCTGCTGACCAAGTTTAGCAGTCAGGAAGCTGTTCCTTAATCAGCTCTACCCTATCAAGCTCAAGGGaaacaaagactgaaaaacaTTCAAATTTGCATTTGTTCAAGGAACAGTCCCTTAAATTAATGCAGACTCAAACAATACAAATGATCAAGTACATGAAGAATCACAAGGCTgtgataaagaaaataaaaagtggggagaaaggagaaaaaacatgcTCCTATAAATGTCAAGCAGTAAATAGCTGGGAGAGCACACAAAGTGTTGGAAATTTCACGCTCATCAGTTTCTCAGGGAGCTACACAGTTAAATCCCCTGAAGTCAAAGTTTATGAGTATAGCCTAAGTCAGTCTTAAAAGGCAGGAAATTTACAGACAAGAATTCAGAATCTCAGCTTTAACTTTgaatttcctgccttttgtTGGTAGAAGTCTGACTCAAGCattgggttttttgtatttaGTTTCCTTTTGAAAAACGATGACGAGGCTTTCCTGTAGAACTGTGAAACACACAGATTGAAATGGATATTCTGGTGCTTTAGTGCCAAGAACACTATTTTACAACAAATTAAAGGTGAAAAAGCATTTGGCATGCTGACACAAGGAGCTGCCTTTGTCTTGATGTCTTTACTTCCACATTAGTAGAACATAgtttaataataaaaacttcTACTTCATacaggttggaaaaaaaaattaacttagAACATGTCCCTACAAATGGACTCCGAGCTGTTTTTAGGAACATAGCAAAAGACAGAAATCGAGAAACACTTCCTGCCAAAAAGTTGCCAAATATAACCAGCATGAAAGAAGCTACTGTATGTAGCAGAAAGGCCTGTAGAAGAGGAAAACTACCTCTTCAGACTTCCTAAAATGATTATCAGTACTGCCAACAGTACTGTATCGCCATACAACACTACCAAGTCTTGCATAATTTCCAATGTTTTAGCAAGTATTATTGCATGAAATGACATTCTGCCTTAGAATTCAGAGGCAAATTTTAATGCCAACATTATATATCATCTACTATCTAAAAGATGAGACAAAGATTAGTAGAGCATGGTAGAACACCAGGATTCCTTTAGTTCCTCCAAAAATACTGCTTTATTGTTAAACACATGTGCCTAAGTGTTGCATTCTCAACCAAGCAGTTGCCACCTGCACTTTGACACTTACCCATCAACCTGGGAACTCTGGGTTTCAAAACAACCTGATTCAACAGGAATACCATCCTTTGGC includes:
- the ARHGAP29 gene encoding rho GTPase-activating protein 29 isoform X6, whose product is MLRQNGGSNKRGLGLARLSTSNFFSISTSANWGMGRSTKSSSLSSISSNSDCYDNPVVDPEYIMQLVNDVRKFADVLLYLKEAFLSEENHDGLHQVVHERLGELRRVLKAVINKHQTLNSVDILSAAGTVIAKVKAVNFKEVNEENKRELFSEIFSSIETLAFTFGNVVSDFLMGDVDNGSSLGLPVSRRSRSFENLSVESGGSLHERDDIQGHLRAEEVDSMLLRNDSGIESALSYAKAWSKYIKDVVAWVEKKLSLEVECAKNLAKMAETAKAVVGHQDYMPFQSIFINAFQNDIENSQLWQQTAAALQSNKFVQPLLGRKNELDRQRKDIKELWQREQKKMQELEAALRKAKLLYTQRQDEYEKAKSCTARAEEEHLSSSGSFVKDFSKQLEKKRRLEEEALQKAEEANEHYKASMAEVEEKRNYLESFKSDVLTQLRELIYQCDLTLKAATVNLFQLQHAQVVSLPVNCQSLCESAKLYDPGQQYSEFVKNLPKDGIPVESGCFETQSSQVDGVFNKQSTNSVHTSHGNLSQCSGDFPAQTLDDVGSPVYHRSQKVREKRSSSHTDIQAVRGPPPFRSWSVGNQSGGMCSDSESAGGSSESRSMDSPSASPGDFKRRLPRTPSTGTMSSADDLDEREPPSPSDCGLNDLTSETANSPGPFRNANMSKAAQTHKLRKLRAPSKCRECDGLVVFHGAECEECSLACHKKCLETLAIQCGHKKLHGRLHLFGVEFAQAAKNVPDGIPFIIKKCTSEIESRALNVKGIYRVNGAKSRVEKLCQAFENGKDLVELSELYAHDISNVLKLYLRQLPEPLILFRLYNEFIGLAKESQNANEELDAKQASPKAKTRQSLCIELNRIIIKIKDLLKQLPGPNYNTLQYLIGHLHRVTEQCDENKMSASNLGIIFGPTLIRPRQTDATVSLSSLVDYPYQARVVELLITYYEKIFDVSLKPLLSTSHSEETAVTVRVALSADEREPQPQRKSFVAVKEQGIQIVPSERVSETAALFLESKNSKNTKEEADISVIGEDPCKKNSFPVKPNRQIAKVPLRAPRTKAVSRPVSLPVDRILPPCVLNERNSRNAGAVSSEKLGRSPTIEEVSEVKALPAVDTSCRLPCYDTQMLRKTWDKQYKQYDITARTAMIVTNVPQEIRALESGTAGALSSSCSLGNNSANAILPNKPYSVVGSGRTAAEENGPDVNPLAAFRAPRTLQPPPGTFYKPPSNKSKENGDGSSVKAGAPTSASSVFPQDNTVKLARSSALPSGDAEQNTNEQKSSSEDIHPTDLKPAYHRLRPKRIQELEHREAHFV
- the ARHGAP29 gene encoding rho GTPase-activating protein 29 isoform X3; translation: MLRQNGGSNKRGLGLARLSTSNFFSISTSANWGMGRSTKSSSLSSISSNSDCYDNPVVDPEYIMQLVNDVRKFADVLLYLKEAFLSEENHDGLHQVVHERLGELRRVLKAVINKHQTLNSVDILSAAGTVIAKVKAVNFKEVNEENKRELFSEIFSSIETLAFTFGNVVSDFLMGDVDNGSSLGLPVSRRSRSFENLSVESGGSLHERDDIQGHLRAEEVDSMLLRNDSGIESALSYAKAWSKYIKDVVAWVEKKLSLEVECAKNLAKMAETAKAVVGHQDYMPFQSIFINAFQNDIENSQLWQQTAAALQSNKFVQPLLGRKNELDRQRKDIKELWQREQKKMQELEAALRKAKLLYTQRQDEYEKAKSCTARAEEEHLSSSGSFVKDFSKQLEKKRRLEEEALQKAEEANEHYKASMAEVEEKRNYLESFKSDVLTQLRELIYQCDLTLKAATVNLFQLQHAQVVSLPVNCQSLCESAKLYDPGQQYSEFVKNLPKDGIPVESGCFETQSSQVDGVFNKQSTNSVHTSHGNLSQCSGDFPAQTLDDVGSPVYHRSQKVREKRSSSHTDIQVRGPPPFRSWSVGNQSGGMCSDSESAGGSSESRSMDSPSASPGDFKRRLPRTPSTGTMSSADDLDEREPPSPSDCGLNDLTSETANSPGPFRNANMSKAAQTHKLRKLRAPSKCRECDGLVVFHGAECEECSLACHKKCLETLAIQCGHKKLHGRLHLFGVEFAQAAKNVPDGIPFIIKKCTSEIESRALNVKGIYRVNGAKSRVEKLCQAFENGKDLVELSELYAHDISNVLKLYLRQLPEPLILFRLYNEFIGLAKESQNANEELDAKQASPKAKTRQSLCIELNRIIIKIKDLLKQLPGPNYNTLQYLIGHLHRVTEQCDENKMSASNLGIIFGPTLIRPRQTDATVSLSSLVDYPYQARVVELLITYYEKIFDVSLKPLLSTSHSEETAVTVRVALSADEREPQPQRKSFVAVKEQGIQIVPSERVSETAALFLESKNSKNTKEEADISVIGDAVSPTSEKDSDPFISLGEDPCKKNSFPVKPNRQIAKVPLRAPRTKAVSRPVSLPVDRILPPCVLNERNSRNAGAVSSEKLGRSPTIEEVSEVKALPAVDTSCRLPCYDTQMLRKTWDKQYKQYDITARTAMIVTNVPQEIRALESGTAGALSSSCSLGNNSANAILPNKPYSVVGSGRTAAEENGPDVNPLAAFRAPRTLQPPPGTFYKPPSNKSKENGDGSSVKAGAPTSASSVFPQDNTVKLARSSALPSGDAEQNTNEQKSSSEDIHPTDLKPAYHRLRPKRIQELEHREAHFV
- the ARHGAP29 gene encoding rho GTPase-activating protein 29 isoform X2 — protein: MLRQNGGSNKRGLGLARLSTSNFFSISTSANWGMGRSTKSSSLSSISSNSDCYDNPVVDPEYIMQLVNDVRKFADVLLYLKEAFLSEENHDGLHQVVHERLGELRRVLKAVINKHQTLNSVDILSAAGTVIAKVKAVNFKEVNEENKRELFSEIFSSIETLAFTFGNVVSDFLMGDVDNGSSLGLPVSRRSRSFENLSVESGGSLHERDDIQGHLRAEEVDSMLLRNDSGIESALSYAKAWSKYIKDVVAWVEKKLSLEVECAKNLAKMAETAKAVVGHQDYMPFQSIFINAFQNDIENSQLWQQTAAALQSNKFVQPLLGRKNELDRQRKDIKELWQREQKKMQELEAALRKAKLLYTQRQDEYEKAKSCTARAEEEHLSSSGSFVKDFSKQLEKKRRLEEEALQKAEEANEHYKASMAEVEEKRNYLESFKSDVLTQLRELIYQCDLTLKAATVNLFQLQHAQVVSLPVNCQSLCESAKLYDPGQQYSEFVKNLPKDGIPVESGCFETQSSQVDGVFNKQSTNSVHTSHGNLSQCSGDFPAQTLDDVGSPVYHRSQKVREKRSSSHTDIQAVRGPPPFRSWSVGNQSGGMCSDSESAGGSSESRSMDSPSASPGDFKRRLPRTPSTGTMSSADDLDEREPPSPSDCGLNDLTSETANSPGPFRNANMSKAAQTHKLRKLRAPSKCRECDGLVVFHGAECEECSLACHKKCLETLAIQCGHKKLHGRLHLFGVEFAQAAKNVPDGIPFIIKKCTSEIESRALNVKGIYRVNGAKSRVEKLCQAFENGKDLVELSELYAHDISNVLKLYLRQLPEPLILFRLYNEFIGLAKESQNANEELDAKQASPKAKTRQSLCIELNRIIIKIKDLLKQLPGPNYNTLQYLIGHLHRVTEQCDENKMSASNLGIIFGPTLIRPRQTDATVSLSSLVDYPYQARVVELLITYYEKIFDVSLKPLLSTSHSEETAVTVRVALSADEREPQPQRKSFVAVKEGIQIVPSERVSETAALFLESKNSKNTKEEADISVIGDAVSPTSEKDSDPFISLGEDPCKKNSFPVKPNRQIAKVPLRAPRTKAVSRPVSLPVDRILPPCVLNERNSRNAGAVSSEKLGRSPTIEEVSEVKALPAVDTSCRLPCYDTQMLRKTWDKQYKQYDITARTAMIVTNVPQEIRALESGTAGALSSSCSLGNNSANAILPNKPYSVVGSGRTAAEENGPDVNPLAAFRAPRTLQPPPGTFYKPPSNKSKENGDGSSVKAGAPTSASSVFPQDNTVKLARSSALPSGDAEQNTNEQKSSSEDIHPTDLKPAYHRLRPKRIQELEHREAHFV